ATCACCGTGCGACACCTGCTCAACCAGACCTCGGGCCTGTCCGACCGGACCGTCGACATCGGCGCCACCCAGCGCGCCACCACGCCCGGCGAATACCTGGCCGCGCTGCACGACGGCACGCTGGCCGGCGAGCCCGGCAGCCGGTTCGAGTACTGCAACGTCAACTACGACGTCGCCGCCCGGCTGGTCGAGGCCGTCGACGGCCGCGACTTCGCCGACGCGATGCGGGAGCGGGTCTTCGGACCGCTCGGCATGCCGGCCAGCACCGTCGGCGACGGCCCGGCGGACGGATACGTGTCGCTCTACGGCGCCTGGGTACCGCGGGCCGAACTGCCCGGCTTCCGCGGCGGCGCCGGCGGGGTCGTCACCACCGCGGCCGACCTGGGCCGCTGGCTGATCAGTCAGACCGGGCACGGCCCGCAGGTGCTGACCGCGGCCGGGCGGGCCGCACTCCACGGACCGCCGCCCGGCGAGGACTACGCCATGGGCTGGAGCGTGGAGGTGGAACGGGGCCGCACGCTGCTGGTCCACTCCGGCAACCTGTTCACGTACACGGCGGTGCAGGCCGTGGACCCGGTCACCGGGCACGGCTTCGCGGTCCTGACCAACAGCGCCGCGCTGTACGACGACACGTACGACATCCTGCTCGGCCTGTCCGCCCTCACCGGCGACGGCGAACCGGCCGCGACCGGCGGCGGACGCCGGACGAACGAGGCGGTCCTCGCGCTCGTCGCCGCGACGGCCGCCGGCCTCGGCACGCTGGGCGTGCTCCGCTCCGGTCGCTGGGCGCGCCGGCGTACCGGCCGGTGGTCCCGGCCGCTCGGTCTACTGTGGCCACTCGCACCTGCGGCCGTGTTCGCGACCTGTCCGCAGTGGCTGTCGCTGCTGATGAACGGCCGCGCGGTGACCTGGGCGCAGCTGACCTACTTCCCGGCGCCGCTCACCATCACGCTCGCGGTCACGGCGGCCGCCGGCCTGGCCACCGTCGCGGCCCGGCTCACCCGGCGCACAGCGGTCACCTCCGGCACCTGAGACACCGTGCACCGCGGCCCGCCGCTCCGTCGCCGCCCGGCCCACCGTTCCGTCGCCGCCCGGCCCACCGCGTCCGGGCGGCGATCCCGGGCCGCCGCGTACCCTCGGCGGTTTGTGAAAGATCTTGCACCGCAACGGTTTCTGACCCTAGGGTCACTGCTCGTGCAAACGACACCGATCGCCATTCCGGGCGTCGCCGGCTGGGTCTCCGTCACGCAGCCGGCGCTGGGCCGCCCGGCCGTCACCGTCAACGGGATGCCCGCCCAGCGGCTCCAGGGCAACGACTTCCTGCTGCCCGGCGAGGCCGGCACCCCGATCATGGTGAAACTCAAGCGCGGCGTGGTCGAACCGTTCCCGAACATCCTCACCCAGTACGCCACCTACCGCACCGCCCCGCCGCTCCCCGGTGGCCTGAAGGCGCTGGTGCTGCTGCCGGTCCTGCTGATCCCGTTCGGCGGCCTGCTCGTCGGCGCGATCTTCGGCGCACCGGCGTTCATCGCGAACATGCACGTGTCGCGCAGCAGCCTCTCGCCCGGCCGCAAGCTCGCCGCGGTCGCCGCCATCGATCTCGCCGCGTTCCTCGCCTTCGTCATTCTGGCCGTCGGCCTGCTCTTCCTGATCTCCCTCACGGAGTGACACCGCCGCACTGACACCCCCGTGCGGCAGCGTCCCGGCCGTCCGCGCGGGCCGAGACCGAGATCCGTTCGCCGTACCCGGCACGCCGACCGGGACACGCGGACGAAACGGATCTCGGTCAACCGGAACGCCCCGACCGCCGCAGAATCGTCTGGGCCGTTGCGGAACCGGTTCGGCTGCCGCGGAACCGGCTCGCTGCCGCAGAACCGGACCCGCCGCGGAATCGTCTGGGCCGCCGCGGAACCGGTTCGGCTGCCGCGGAACCGGCCGGGCCGCCGCGGAACCGGCTCGGCTGCCGCAGAACCGGCTCGGCGCGGCGATCCGGGTGGGCGCCCGCGGACCGGACCACGCCGGAATCCCTTATCGCGCCCGGACCAGCGCTTCGGCCAGGTGGATCAGGGCGGTGGCGGTGAGCGGGGCCGCGCCGGGCAGCGGGACGAACAGGCGGTCACGCCAGCGGGACGGGACGGCGTCCAGACCGTGGACCGCGCCGGCCAGACCGCCGGTGACCGCGGCGATCGTGTCGGTGTCGCCGCCGAGGTCGATCGCGGCGCGGACCGCGTCGGCGAAACCGCCGGTGGTGCGCAGCGCCCAGAGCGCGGAGCCGAGCGTCGGCCAGACCGCGCCGTTCGACTCGGTGGCCTCCCCGGGATGCCAGGCCGGATCCAGGACCGTCGCCCAGCGGTCCCGGTGCCCGGGGTCGAGTGCCGCGAGCGTGCCCGGCACGGCCGCCTGCACGTCGCCGCCGTTCAGCGCGACCCGGATCAGTTCGTGGTAGGCGGCGCAGCCCTCCCCGGCCGCCGGATCACCGTGGGTCAGGGCGGAGAGCGCGCGGGCCGCGGCCATGGTCGCGTCGCGGCCCCGCGCGGCGAAGTGGACCGCGGCCGTGGTGGCGCGCATCAGCGACCCGTTCCCGGCGGCCCGGCGGTGCGTGGCGGCGTGGTCGGTGGCGGCCCGGTCCCACGGAAGACCGCCGGTCAGCACGATCTCGGTCTGCAGGCCGATGTCCTTGGGCTCACCGGCGGCCCAGTCCCGGAACCGGTCGAAGACGTCGGCGAGGTCGAGGCGGCCGCGCTCCAGCAGCGACCGTGCGACGAGGACCGCCATCTGCGTGTCGTCCGTCGCCTCGCCCGGATCCCAGCCCCCGCCGCCGCACATCTCGTTCGCCTCGCCGCCGGACGACGGGAACCGGGCGGAGAACGCGCCGGCCGGCCCGAACTCGAACGGCGCACCCAGCGCGTCGCCGACCGCGGACCCGACGACCGCACCGGCGGGCCGCGACCCGGTCATGACCGGCCGGCCACGGGCGTACGCGGGAGGTCCACGCGCCCAACCTACCGGCCGGCCGCGGCCATGGCCCCGGCGCTGCCCGGCACGGGTGCGGCCGAAAATGTCGGTGGGCGCCGCTAGCCTGCCCGGCGTGACTGACACTGTGCACGGGCGGGTGCCGACCGCTGCGGAAGAGGACCGGTTCTGGGCGCTCGTCGAGGCCGCGTGGGCGGCCCTGGGCGACGAGCCGGCCGCGCTGCGGCGGGCGCTGCTGGCCCGCGACCCGGCCGGCGACGCGGAGAACGAGGCGCTGTACGCGATCGACCGCTGGCTCGACCGTTTCCTGGAGCGGCTCCGGGAGGCGACGGCCGAGCTGACCGGGCCGGAGCTGGTGGCGCTGGACCGGGTCGTGGAGCGCAAGCTCTACGAGCTCGACCGCGCCGACGTGCACGAGGTCACCGACGGCTCGGACGACGGCTTCCTCTACGCGCGCGGCTTCATCGTCGCGATCGGACGCGACTACTACGAGACCGTGGCGGCTGACCCGGCCTTCGCGGTGCCCGACGCGTCCTTCGAGCGCATGTGCTACTTCTTCGCCGCGCGGTTCCAGGACCGCTTCGACGCCTGGCCGGACACCGACTCCGGCATCTCCCGCGAGACCTGCAGCAACCGCGCCGGCTGGCCCGGATGACCACCCCGGCCCGCTCGCCCGGTGCCGCGCCGGTGACCGCGGCCGGGTCCGGCACGATCTGAGCCGGGCCCGGCTGCCGCTGTGCGACGGCCCGCCCCGGCGGTCCGGTGCTCAGCCGGCGACGACCAGTGGCGGTGCCGTGCGGAGGCCCGGCGCCACCACCAGCGCGACGTGGGTGCCGTCGGAGCCGGGAAGCACGTCGTGGCCGGCGATCGGCGCGCCGGGGGAGGGCCAGTCCCACTCGCCGGCGCGGATCGCGCCGGCCAGCGGGGCCGCGGTGTCCCGGACGTCGATCAGGGCACGGATCAGATCCGCGTCGTTGCGCCAGGCGGTGTCGCCGAGCAGGTCCGTGACCACCTCGCCGACGAGGCGGTGCCGGTCCGTGGCCTCGGTGGACGGGTCCAGCAGGACCTCGCACAGCGCCCGCATCGCGGCGCCGCGCCACCGGACCGGCTGCTCCGCGCTCGCCGCGGTGCCGGCCCGCCGGGCCAGCGCCTTCCCGGTCCGGACCAGCGGCCCGGACCGCCACGCCAGGTAGCGCGCGACGGCGTCGTCCGCGGCCGGGCCCGCGGAGACCGGCGCGCCGAGCGTGGTGCGCAGCACGGCCAGCTCGGTGCGGGCCGCGTCGAGGCCGGCGCGCAGCGCGGTCAGGTCGGTGTGCGCGGCGGCGAGGCCGGTGCGCAGTGCCGTCAGGTCCGCGCGCAGGTCGCGGTGCCGGTTCGCGCGCACCTGCTTTCTGATCCGCATGACGACGGACCCTACCAGTCGTTATTCGCCGCTCCCGGACGTACCGGCGGGGTGGAATGTAAAAAAGGTTGTGCGGGTCCTGCGGCGTCACTAACGTGTATTCCAGCACCGAGCGAGACCACGAGCGAGAGATGAGGTGACCGGTGATGATGCGGATGAGTCCCGACACGATGTGGCAGGCACTGCAAAGTCCCGTCGCCATGGTCGAGCGACCCGGCTCGTCATTCCGAGGTCACGGCGTCTTCCGCGGCTCGCAGCGCTGGTGCGGCCTGGGGTAGGGATACCCCGGCAGCTCGCGCCGCCTGCGTCCGCAACCGGACCGGGCGGCTTTCTCGTGTCCACCTACGGGTGTAGCTCAATTGGCAGAGCAACGGTCTCCAAAACCGTGAGTCGCAGGTTCGAGTCCTGTCACCCGTGCGCTTTTCCGTGCGCATTCATCGCGTACGGAACGGTTGTTGAAAATTGCACAGCGGATGGTTTCACGCGGTTGTAGCACAACGGCAGTGCGGCTGCTTGCCATGCAGCAGACCGGGGTTCGACTCCCCGTAACCGCTCTCGACAGCAGGACGACAACAGGTCCGGAAACGACATGAAGGGAGGATCCGGTGGACGTGCTGGTGCTGAACGCCGACCTCGGCCCGTTGCACCGGGTCAGTCTCCGCCACGCGGTGCGGATGCTGGTGCGCCGCGTGGCAGAGGTTCACGAGTCACGGCCCGACTCGCAGATCGGCCTCTGGCCGGTCCCGACCGTGGTGCGGCTGGTCTCCTACGTGGTGACCCGCTGGCGCCACTCGCGCGGCCCGGCCTGGTCCCGGGCCGGCGTCCTGGTCCGGGACGGCCGGCGCTGCGCCTACTGCGGCGGCCACGCCTCGACCGTCGACCACGTCATGCCCCGCTCCCGTGGCGGCCGCAACTCGTGGTCCAACACCGTCGCCGCATGCGGCGCGTGCAACCAGCGCAAGGGTGACCGCACGCCGACCGAGGCGCGCATGCCCCTGCGATTCCGGCCGATCGCTCCCACCTGGGCGGTCCTGGCCAGCTGATCTCCCGGGCCGCCGGTTCAGGCGGCGGCCCGGGAGGTCCGCGATGCGGGCTGGTGCAACCGGCAGCACACCCGGCTCTGACCCGGGCGATGGAGGTTCGAATCCTCCGCCCGCAGCGCATCACGGCAATGACCGCAGGCGGGCCGGCCGCCCGGCCGCCCCTCATAAGGGCGGATTGCCCGGTTCGACACCGGGGCCTGCGACGACGGAGAGTTGGCCGAGCGGTCCAAGGCGGCGGCTTGCTACACCGCAGCAGGGGTGCGACACCTCTGCCGAGGGTTCGAATCCCTCACTCTCCTCCACGCCTCTGTAGCTCAGCGGATAGAGCGCCGGCCTACGAAGCCGGATGCGGAGGTTCGATTCTTCCCAGAGGCACGGTACGAAACGGGATGTGGCGCAGCGTGGTAGCGCACCGGTCTGGGGGACCGGGGGCCGCCGGTTCGAATCCGGCCATCCCGACGCGCGGGCATCGCCCGTCCTGGAGACGCCAGCCGACCGGCGCCGGCCACCGTTCCGAAAACGGTTGGGGGTAACACCCGTGGGCGTTCGACTCGCCCCGTCTCCGCTTCACCCGTTCCGATAGCTCAGCGGGAAGAGCGCCGCCCCGACACGGCGGAGGCCGCCGGTTCGATCCCGGCTCGGGACACGCAACGCAGCACGCCCGTATGGCTCAGCGGAAGAGCGCCGCTCTCACGCGGCGGAGGTCCCAGGTTCGATCCCTGGTGCGGGTACGGCGACCGAAGCTCAGGTCGCAGGGCGCCTGTTCCGCCGGAGGCGGACGAGAGCGCTCATGCCGATCAGGAGGTCGTCGGTTCGACTCCGACCGGTAGACCTTCAACGACCATCCGCTGTGGACACACGTCGCCAGCCGCGTGGACGTCCCAGTCCGCCCATCGCAGCGGCCTGTGCATACTGCCACCGATGTCGCCGGCCTACTCGGCGGGGGTCCAGCCGTTCTTCCGGTCCAAGCCCGCGACCAGCCCGGACAGCTACTGCCGGGCCCGCCGCCGAGGCTTGGACCACGTAGAACGGTGAGCGAGCCGGCCACGCGACCGGTCACGCCGGCCGGCTGCCGTTGCGGTACCGGGCCGCGGTGGCGGCCGGCGGACGCGGAACTCTCGGGGGGTGCGGGTCGGTCACGCTCCGGCGATCAGCTGGGCGCCTCGCTCGCCGATCATGATGGAGGGCGCGTGGATGTTGCCGCGGGGCAGTGTCGGCATGACCGACGAGTCCACGACGTGCAGGCCGATCACGCCGTGTACGCGCAGGTCGGGATCGACGACCGACGCCTCGTCCACGCCGGCCCGGCAGGTGCCCGCGGGGTGGTTGATCGAGATCGCCGAGGCCCGTACCGCCTGTTCGAGCGCGGTGTCGTCGGTTGCGCCGGGCAGGAACGGCTCGCCGGTGACCGCGCGGAAGATCGGGCTCTCGCCCAGCGCCATCGTCGCGCGCAGGCCGTCGATCAGCGTCCGGCGGTCCTTCGCGCTCTCCAGGTAGCGCATGTCCACCGCCGGGTTCGACGCCGCGTCGGCCGACCGGAGCCGTACGGTTCCCCGGCTGTCCGGTGTCAGCAGCGTGACCAGGCAGGTGAACCCGGGCCGGCCGCTGCCGGACAGGTCGATCAGCATGGGAAGCAGCTGGATGTCCGGTGCCGGGGCGTCGCGACCGGCCCGGAGGAACCCGGCGGCCTGGCCGACCGAGGCGAGCGGACCGCGCCGGTCCCGTTGGTAGCGGGTGACGTTCTCCTGGGTGTACGCGTCGAGCCAGGTCGTGCCGTGGGTCACCGGCCAGATGACCATGGCCGAGAGGTGGTCCTGCAGGTTGCTGCCCACGCCGGGCAGGTCGGCGACGACGTCGATGCCGTGTTCGCTCAGGTGGTCGGCCGGGCCGATGCCGGAGAGCATGAGCAGTTGGGCGGAGCGGATGCCACCGGCCGACAGGACGACGGAGTCCGCGTGCACGGTCGTCGGCGAGCCCGAGTCATCGGTGTATTCGACGCCTACCGCCCGCCCCGATTCGGTGAGGACCCGACGGACCAGTGCGCCCGTGCGTACCTCGAGGTTGGGCCGGTCTGCGGCCGGGTGCAGGTAGCCGCGGGCGGCGCTGACCCGCTCGCCGTCACGGAGGTTGCCGTACATCAGCCCGACGCCGTCGAGTTCGGCACCGGTGAAATCGCGGTTGAGTGACATGCCCTGGTCGACGCCGGCTGCGATGAAGGCCAGGGACAGCGGGCTGAGGTCCCGGGGCGTGGTCACCGGGATGGGTCCGCCGGTGCCGTGCCAGTGCGACGCACCGAGTTCGTGGTCCTCGCTGCGTTTGAACGCGGGGAGCACCTCGTCGAAGCTCCAGCCCTTCATGCCGTGCGCGGACCAGGTGTCGTAGTCGAGCCGGTGGCCGCGGAACCAGGACTGGTAGTTGATGGAGCCGCCACCGCCGAGCAGCCGTCCGCCGGAGATCGGGATCTCCCGGCCGTCCAGGTGCGGCTGCGGTGTCGTGGTGTAGCTCCAGTCGAGCGGGCCGCGCAGCAGCGGAAAGACTCCGTGCGGTGCGGGGATGTTCGGATCCGAATCGGCGGGGCCGGCCTCCAGGAGCAGCACCCGGCGGTCCGCGTTCTCCGAGAGGCGGGCGGCGACGACAGAACCGGCCGCTCCACCACCGACGATGATGTTGTCGTAACCGTCGGTGAAGTTGGCGCTTCTCATACTGATTCTCCTGCGGTAAGTCCGATGTCGGCTCGGCGACGCGACCGCTCGTCGGGCAACGCCGGGCCGGGCGGTGTTCCTCGGCCGTTCGAGGTCGCTGTCGCTCCCGCCGACGCTGGTCCGTCGCGGGCAATACTGGCGCGGGAGAGTTCCGGAACTGCGCGGTGAATTGCTCCGCGCTACCGGCGGATTGCTGACCTTCCGGAGTCGCTCGGGCCTGCGCCGTGCCCGCTGCGGTAGGCGCTCGGGCTCACGCCGTGCTCGCCGCGGAAGACCACCGCGAACTGACCGGCGCTGCGATAGCCGCAGCGCGCGGCGACCGTGGCGATCGGCAACGTCGTCGCGGTGAGCAGCTCGGCGGCGGTGCGGGCCCGGAGCCGGCGGAGATATCTGCTCGGGGTGAGGCCGGTGGTCGCGGCGAACGTACGGATGAAGTGGAACTTGCTCACGTTGACGACCGAGGCCAGGTCGTCGACGGTGAGATCGTCGGCCAGGTGGGCGCGCATGTAATCGGTGAGCTGCTCGATCTGCCGGGCGCCCAGTGCCCGGGCTGTGCCGTCCGGGGGCGCGGCCGCTGCCCGGGCCCGCAGGTCCAGATGAGCGACCAGCGCCTGGGCCACGGAGTCGGCATAGAGCGTCGGCCCGCCGGCGTGCAGCGCGCGCAGGAGTGCCCAGGCGCCCGCGGACAGGAACGGATCGGTCAGCGTCGTCTCGCCCGGGACGGGCACCTCTCCCGCGGCGTCCGTCTCGAGGTGCAACTGCAGCGACCGCATCGGCATGTCCGAGGTGGCGAACCAGCGCACGCGGGCATCCTGGCCGGATCCGACGACGCAGAGCGAGCCGGGCCCACGGAGGTCACGGTGCCAGGCGCCCCGGTGCCGGCGCTCGAGGGTGAACTCACCGCTGGTGATCAGGACCAGCAGCAACCGGTCGGGCCGGATCGTGAACTCCTCGGCGCGCGGCGGGTCGGCGTACGTCACCGCCTCGACGGTCTTCCACCCCAGCTGCGCGCTCGAGACGAGCATCCGTGACGGCATGCCCTCCCGCGTCCGGCCGATTCCCATGCCTTCCATGATCCACGAAGCTGCCGGCATCCCGGCGGGAGCGGGCACGGTGGCCACTTGAGCGGATCGTGCGGGGAACTCCTAGGGTGGGGCGCGTGCGGAACGGTGATCACATACACGCGTGCACGCTGCCGTCGGTGCCGCTCAGGACCAGCCAGGAACTCGGCTGGCTGTCGGCCGACGTGGGCGTGTACGCGGCGCCGTCGGTGCGGGTCGAGTACCGTCCGGAGTTCGCGAAGCCGATGATCCACGTGGCTGTCAGCGGGCGGTACGACTGGGCCGTGCGATCCCGGGGGCGGTGGCAGGTCGTCGACCGCGGACCCGGTTCGATCGCGGTCGCCCTGCCCGGCGAGTTCGGGCACATGCGCTGGCGCAGCACCTCGGACGTACCGCTGCGGTCACTGCACGTGCACCTGGACCCCTCGGCGGCCGGCGAACGGCCGATGGCGCCGGCGGTGGGCGTGCGCGACCCGTTCCTCTCCGCCGGTGTCCAGGCGCTCGCACGGGCGCTGCGCGCCGGCGGGCCGGCCATCTACGCGGATTCGGTCGCCCAGACCCTGGCCATCCACCTGGCCTGGGGAAACCGGCTGCCGGTGCCTCACCGGGAGCCACGGCTGAGCAAGCAGCAGGTGGACCGGCTCACCGACTACATGCAGGCCCGGCTGGCGGAGAACATCACCGTGGACGACCTCGCGGCGATCGCCGGGGTCAGCAGGTTCCACTTCATCCGGGTCTTCTCCGCGAGCACCGGCCACACCCCCTACCAGTATCTGCGCCGACTGCGGATGGCGGCCGCCGCCGAGCTGCTGCACCACACCACGCAGCCGATCGTCCAGATCGCGCTCGCGTGCGGTTACCGCAGCCCCGGCCAGTTCGCCGCCGCGTTCCGCCGGGAGTACGGCGTCAGCCCCACCCGCCACCGCGGTCAGGCACCGGACCCACGGCCTCGGCCGGGCGCGTGACCGCACCGTTCGGGTGAGCGCGGCCCCGCGAACGTGGCGGGTGCGCCGGCCGCGGCCGGCCTGAGTCGCTCGTAGCGCAACAACGGGCGCGCGTCGCCGAGCGTCCGCCCGGTGGACACGCAATATCGGGGGCATTCACGGACGTACGGATGCCGGGGCTTGATAGTCAGACCATGATCTTGCGTTCGCGCACCGTGCTGACCGGGTCGCCGCCGCAGTGGCGACCGTAGGGCCGGTGAAGGCCGGAGCCGGGCCGGCGCTCGCGCGACCGCCGGCCGTACCGGCGTTGCACGCTTCCGTCACGGCCGGGCGCCGCTCGTGGATCGTCACGCTGCTGCTGTGTCTCCTGCTGGGGATGTTCGGCGCCCATCGGTTCTACACCGGCAAGATCGGCACGGGCGTCCTGATGCTGCTCACCCTGGGCGGGTTCGGCATCTGGGCCCTCCTCGACCTGTTCCTGATCGCTCTCGGCTGGTACGCCGACCGGGACGGCGCCCCGCTGACGTGATGCGGCGAGCTCGCGGGAAACGCCCGTCGGCCACGGCCGGTCAGCGCGTCGTGCCGATCGTGCTCATGTGCGTCTCCGCCCAGCGCTTGAGTTCGCGCAGCGGTGCCACGAGCGTGTCGCCGAGTGCCGTCAGGGAGTAGTGCACGGCCGGTGGACTGGTGGGCTCCACCCGCCGGTGGGCGAGGCCGTCGACCTCGAGCTGGCGAAGCGTGCGGGTGAGCATCTTCTGCGAGACGCCGGGCATGCGGCGCAGCAGGTCTGCGTGGCACCGGCGACAGCGACCGGACGGCGGGCGGCTACGACGCGCAGAGCCTCGCCGTCGACCAGGTGCGCCTCCTGGACGAGCTCGCACTCGGCGCGGCCCACGTCGTCGGCTTCGACTTCGGCGCCGCACCCGCCTTCGCGCTCGCGGCCGCCCACCCCGACCGGGTCCTCAGCCTTACGATCATGGAGGCGGTCATCGCCGGGCTGGCCGGCGCGGAGTCGTTCCTCAGCGGCGGCGGACCGTGGTGGTTCGGGTTCCACCAGGCACCGGCCGGCCTCGCCGAGGACGTGATGGCCGGCGCCGAGGACCGCTACATCCGCTTCTTCCTCGGCAACGGGTCCCGCCGCGGCGTACCCGAGGATCTGACCCGCAGCATCGTCCGCGCCTACACCGGGCCGGCCAGCCTCCGCGCCGCCTTCGAGCAATACCGCGCGATGCCGGCCAACGCGCGGTGGAACCGGTCCTGGGCCGAGCACGGCCGGCTGCGCAGGCCGGTGACGGCCGTCGGCGCCGCGGCCGTCCGGGACGCCACCGCACGTCAGCTCTGCCTGGTCGCCGACGACTTCCAGGAGCACCTGCTCCCGGACAGCGGCCACATCGTCCCGATCGACGCCCCCGAGGCCGTCGCCTCGATCGTCGCGGCCAGGGCGTCGTCGGTACGGCATCCGTGAGG
This genomic window from Catenuloplanes niger contains:
- a CDS encoding serine hydrolase domain-containing protein: MAESIDAYLRGAFESTGLPGLAAVVTHGDRIVHAAGLGHDSAGRPVTAGTPMRVASVSKSFTATAVLTLVDEGRIALDTPVVSYLPEFRTSDPRTARITVRHLLNQTSGLSDRTVDIGATQRATTPGEYLAALHDGTLAGEPGSRFEYCNVNYDVAARLVEAVDGRDFADAMRERVFGPLGMPASTVGDGPADGYVSLYGAWVPRAELPGFRGGAGGVVTTAADLGRWLISQTGHGPQVLTAAGRAALHGPPPGEDYAMGWSVEVERGRTLLVHSGNLFTYTAVQAVDPVTGHGFAVLTNSAALYDDTYDILLGLSALTGDGEPAATGGGRRTNEAVLALVAATAAGLGTLGVLRSGRWARRRTGRWSRPLGLLWPLAPAAVFATCPQWLSLLMNGRAVTWAQLTYFPAPLTITLAVTAAAGLATVAARLTRRTAVTSGT
- a CDS encoding ADP-ribosylglycohydrolase family protein translates to MTGSRPAGAVVGSAVGDALGAPFEFGPAGAFSARFPSSGGEANEMCGGGGWDPGEATDDTQMAVLVARSLLERGRLDLADVFDRFRDWAAGEPKDIGLQTEIVLTGGLPWDRAATDHAATHRRAAGNGSLMRATTAAVHFAARGRDATMAAARALSALTHGDPAAGEGCAAYHELIRVALNGGDVQAAVPGTLAALDPGHRDRWATVLDPAWHPGEATESNGAVWPTLGSALWALRTTGGFADAVRAAIDLGGDTDTIAAVTGGLAGAVHGLDAVPSRWRDRLFVPLPGAAPLTATALIHLAEALVRAR
- a CDS encoding DUF4240 domain-containing protein, which gives rise to MTDTVHGRVPTAAEEDRFWALVEAAWAALGDEPAALRRALLARDPAGDAENEALYAIDRWLDRFLERLREATAELTGPELVALDRVVERKLYELDRADVHEVTDGSDDGFLYARGFIVAIGRDYYETVAADPAFAVPDASFERMCYFFAARFQDRFDAWPDTDSGISRETCSNRAGWPG
- a CDS encoding HNH endonuclease, whose amino-acid sequence is MDVLVLNADLGPLHRVSLRHAVRMLVRRVAEVHESRPDSQIGLWPVPTVVRLVSYVVTRWRHSRGPAWSRAGVLVRDGRRCAYCGGHASTVDHVMPRSRGGRNSWSNTVAACGACNQRKGDRTPTEARMPLRFRPIAPTWAVLAS
- a CDS encoding GMC family oxidoreductase; protein product: MRSANFTDGYDNIIVGGGAAGSVVAARLSENADRRVLLLEAGPADSDPNIPAPHGVFPLLRGPLDWSYTTTPQPHLDGREIPISGGRLLGGGGSINYQSWFRGHRLDYDTWSAHGMKGWSFDEVLPAFKRSEDHELGASHWHGTGGPIPVTTPRDLSPLSLAFIAAGVDQGMSLNRDFTGAELDGVGLMYGNLRDGERVSAARGYLHPAADRPNLEVRTGALVRRVLTESGRAVGVEYTDDSGSPTTVHADSVVLSAGGIRSAQLLMLSGIGPADHLSEHGIDVVADLPGVGSNLQDHLSAMVIWPVTHGTTWLDAYTQENVTRYQRDRRGPLASVGQAAGFLRAGRDAPAPDIQLLPMLIDLSGSGRPGFTCLVTLLTPDSRGTVRLRSADAASNPAVDMRYLESAKDRRTLIDGLRATMALGESPIFRAVTGEPFLPGATDDTALEQAVRASAISINHPAGTCRAGVDEASVVDPDLRVHGVIGLHVVDSSVMPTLPRGNIHAPSIMIGERGAQLIAGA
- a CDS encoding AraC family transcriptional regulator; amino-acid sequence: MGIGRTREGMPSRMLVSSAQLGWKTVEAVTYADPPRAEEFTIRPDRLLLVLITSGEFTLERRHRGAWHRDLRGPGSLCVVGSGQDARVRWFATSDMPMRSLQLHLETDAAGEVPVPGETTLTDPFLSAGAWALLRALHAGGPTLYADSVAQALVAHLDLRARAAAAPPDGTARALGARQIEQLTDYMRAHLADDLTVDDLASVVNVSKFHFIRTFAATTGLTPSRYLRRLRARTAAELLTATTLPIATVAARCGYRSAGQFAVVFRGEHGVSPSAYRSGHGAGPSDSGRSAIRR
- a CDS encoding AraC family transcriptional regulator, whose protein sequence is MPLRTSQELGWLSADVGVYAAPSVRVEYRPEFAKPMIHVAVSGRYDWAVRSRGRWQVVDRGPGSIAVALPGEFGHMRWRSTSDVPLRSLHVHLDPSAAGERPMAPAVGVRDPFLSAGVQALARALRAGGPAIYADSVAQTLAIHLAWGNRLPVPHREPRLSKQQVDRLTDYMQARLAENITVDDLAAIAGVSRFHFIRVFSASTGHTPYQYLRRLRMAAAAELLHHTTQPIVQIALACGYRSPGQFAAAFRREYGVSPTRHRGQAPDPRPRPGA
- a CDS encoding TM2 domain-containing protein produces the protein MKAGAGPALARPPAVPALHASVTAGRRSWIVTLLLCLLLGMFGAHRFYTGKIGTGVLMLLTLGGFGIWALLDLFLIALGWYADRDGAPLT
- a CDS encoding winged helix-turn-helix transcriptional regulator; amino-acid sequence: MRARPGGAPGRRRGSARRSRPPSGRCRRCHADLLRRMPGVSQKMLTRTLRQLEVDGLAHRRVEPTSPPAVHYSLTALGDTLVAPLRELKRWAETHMSTIGTTR
- a CDS encoding alpha/beta fold hydrolase gives rise to the protein MRGTGDSDRTAGGYDAQSLAVDQVRLLDELALGAAHVVGFDFGAAPAFALAAAHPDRVLSLTIMEAVIAGLAGAESFLSGGGPWWFGFHQAPAGLAEDVMAGAEDRYIRFFLGNGSRRGVPEDLTRSIVRAYTGPASLRAAFEQYRAMPANARWNRSWAEHGRLRRPVTAVGAAAVRDATARQLCLVADDFQEHLLPDSGHIVPIDAPEAVASIVAARASSVRHP